Genomic segment of Populus nigra chromosome 6, ddPopNigr1.1, whole genome shotgun sequence:
CAATTCTTGTAGGTTCCAGTAATTGGGCGGCCCATGATGTGGCCTCTGAAGCCCTGCGAGAACTGGTTAATCCAAGCCATGATCACATTTTTTTCAGAAATGCTCCTGCAATTGCCCGTCATCTTGTGCTGGTCCCGTAGAAAATAAAGGAGATCATGATCGAAACGGATGCTCCAACGTCAAAATCGACAATCGTGATCTCATTTCTCAGTATATGCCATCAATCAGCTGGCAATCATTGTGACCAATAAACACACAGACAACGTTGGAAAATAGGAAAAAGCTCGTCATTTGCACTGCTATGCTTCAAGCAAATTCAAAAAGGTAAAGAAAGagcactaaataaaaaatttacaattccAAAAATAAGGAAAGTTATAGCCTGAATATTTGTGTATATTTCTAGATCAATATCTAGTAAagaataaacaatacaaatgctTTCAACTTGAGAAAGTAGACTGTACTATGGACATTGATTGTGTTTTACAACAATTACATGACAAATATAACGGCCTCTCTTTTTGGCATGATGAGCCAGTTCCTACGTTCTGACATCAGGATCTGCACCCACATGGTAAGTCCTCAAAAGACAAGGGGTGAAGTCCATGAAGCTCAGTAGCCCAGTGGCCTAATCGCTACAggatcaaaacaattctttcTCCTTCAAAATCCAGCTTTTCCTAGCCATCTTTTCTCCATTATCTCCAAGTAGTTGATCAGATCTTTACAACTACCTCCAGAAAACCACTGCTAGCTTTTAGATTGCATTCATTTAAGGACGCAAAAGGCGCTTGTCACAAGTCAAGATCCTGTAACTTGCATGAGGACCCTCAGATGTGTCGCGCAAAGTTGCCTGCCAGCCCATGGCTTTAGCTATCTGTAGAAGTTCATCCATGACATCAAGAGAGTCACGAATGTATACTCGACCACCAGGTCTAAGTATGCGATCCATCTCAAGCATGATTGTAGACATATTACATCTGATTCGAAGAAATAAACAATGTGATAAAAGAAagcaaagtaaagaaaaaacctCCAGCTTAACCTCGATTGTAAGATCTTGGGCAAGTCACAAATTGAGCAAAAAGAACAAAGCATACCTTTTCCTTTCAACAGAAAAGAGGCCAGCTGCATGCAATAAATCATAGGTTCTTGGGTATGTATCGAATGGTTCACACCTGATGAATCAAACATAATGTGAAGTTCATTCAACTAAGTTTAAGCAGATATAGATAGtgaaaaacttttaaacaaaatcaaaatagcaTCACATTCATTTATTATCAATGAGAAATGAAACAATACGAAAGGGGGGATGGTCAAGGGTACACAGCATTATTGTAACATGTTAAGTATTTATGAGAACCGTCACCCCAGTATCCAAAATGAGgatccaaaaaaatttatgctTTAGCTAATCTGACAGTTTAGAATGGTACCAATCATGCATAACTCCCAAGAGTCCGCGGTCATATAAAACAGGCAAGGTGTTGGATCCGCTAACAGGAACCACGTTCAAAACCCAGCAATCAAATCCTTGATCAATTAATGCAGCAGCGAATCtaacaaaatcaacaatcaaaGCATTAATGTGACAGTAAAATAACCTTTGTAATGGAACAAAGCAAGATGAGATGAATTGTAAATAGGATACCCTCCAAAGCCAGCTTTCATGTCCATCACATTTCTAAGTTTAAACTTCTTCCAATGCCAAGCACGGACATAGCCAGCTATTGTTTCGGACCAAAACTTATTTTCTGCCTTTAATAGCTCTTTTCTGGCTATGTATGATTCATATTGTATGCTCTGGAGTCTATCAGGTGGAGTGTGCAAACGAGAAGGCCACGTGGGAACATTTGCTCCATATCCATTCTCCGGAAGTCGACTAATGCATGCCTTCAGATCAACATACCTAACAACATTGTGCAAAGAAAGCTATAACAGATGATAAGTACAAAGCTCAAAGAAGAATCAGCAAATTAACATTAGATACATGAAAGCTTTTATAAAATTCTGTATCATTGTCTCAACAGCAGATACCCTGACAGGTGGGCCCAGGGCTCAGCTAACAATTCTAAATACGAAGCCTACCAAGAAAAGGTAACAGTTCTAAATGTCTTCACTGATTTTTCCCCAACATTAATCCCCCCCAacctgaagaaaaaaacataagaatttTACAACTATGATTCACGACAAGTAAATTACATCTACCGACAACAACCAAACTAATTGCAAGTCTACCATTGCAGTTAGAGACAACCAAACACTATAGGCAACTATCCAAGTCAGAAATCAAGCAGCAGCAGTAAAGGCTGAGTTATGTCATTCagaaagaagaaatgaagaCAAATGCTGGAAAGGGAGAAACCTCTCTTTCACTGGCATTTGTGCAAGTTTCCTTCAGACAAACACATCTAATTCAAGAAAATGTCTCCTCCACTAGTGATGCGGGACACTTTAGGTTTCGAGACCAAATGGAAGATTTGTGGAGCACCAGGTTGGAGAATTAGGATGGGTTTTACAGTGGCATTTATTTGCAACCTAGTTTACTGTatcaagggaaaaaataaagagggaaggagaagaaaataatgatcAAGAAAAGGGAAGTGAAAGAAAGTTCAACTCTGCATGTTAAACTAAGCCAAAATACTCATAATCCCAATATTGAGGTGCTCCCTATTACATAGAGAAGAGTTATAAGAGGGACACTAacattttctttacaaaatctCATACTAACTGATTTGGCTTCTATCACGTAAGAGAGTTTTTCAAATTATGAAGAGGTTTATCTCACAATTTAATGTAGTTTTTACCATTACAGGAGTACCAATTGACATGTTATTAGTAAAGATGTATTGGTATTTCTAGCATTATTCTGCAAAGAAAAGGGGCTTCTTTTATAGGCATTAAAAGTCCTAGCAGTCCTAAACTAAACAGGAAATATaaagtcaaaaacaaaaaagaaaaccgtACATGATAGAAAATCCTTAGTGATATTTAGTTTCTTGAGTATACTAAACATTCCTAACTAGTAGTAAAATTCAAAACGTATGATAGTTCTTAAATAGACTAGGTTTACAAGAAACTAAAGGGTACAGAATCAATGATTAAATAACCATAATTTCTAAACTTTTCTCCCATTAACTACATCAACTAGCATTTGTTTATGAGTTTCGGACAAACTCATTTGATTCACCAAGAAAAATTTCATAGGAAGACCAGCTTGTTTGATGAATGAGTTAGGTTACTCAATACACCAGATTTGGAAAATGAAAATTAGAAGTGAGCAGCATGCCAGATTACCTTACCTCAATTTTTCACTCAAAACGCTGAATCACCTTTTTTTAGATGGCATTAAATCacctttcttcttcctttcagTGTATTTGATGAAAAAACAGGAGAGGCGTCTTATGGGACAGGAAATGAATGTTCTATTTTCTAAAGGGATGTGTCATTTACACTCCTAAAAAAGCTCTTGTACTCCTAAATCTTTTAATCACCTAAATGGCAAAATTGTCCCTACAATAGAACACAATACCAAATTTACATGACAAGAGAAATGATAAGCTAGCCATCTAAGTCAAATAACGACCATTTGAACTTCTTCCAATGGTGAATAGCACGTCCCTAGTTAAAAAGTGGCAGAAGAGCTTCAACAGAAAAGCATTGCAGAACCTTTTccaatttcatattttagttAATCCTGTAcatattaacaattttattgtttaaaaagaGAGAATTGCAAGGAATTAGTTTCATGGAAGAGATCAccagggttttttttgttcgaACAAAGAAGTGCGCAAAGTCCAAAGATGATAAACAATTGCAAGCGACTCCTCAATAGAAACTTGGTCTGCGTGCTTGATAAAGAAATGTACACAAGGTTAAACATTGCTGTTAAGATAATAATGAAGCTAGCTCCTCAAGGGCCGAGggggggagaagaagaaaatacgAGTACATATGGACACCTTTCCAATAAAATTCCTCCCACATAAaggaaatcaagaaaattaaaatattgtagaCCACTGAAAATTGCATTCCAAATGAGAATTGCAAGTTTAGATTTTCTACTTttccatcaattttttaatccagaaaatatttgttttccttttctcttgtttttttcattctacTATCAGTTTCTACCTCCCATGGCAGCAAAGGTAAGATTAACCGAAAGTTATCTACCTGTTTAACAAAAGTTTTTCCAGCAAAGCTAGAAAAGGTCATTTTATAAGCCATGACCCATGAAAACCAATCAAACAGTAAAAAGCAAAGCAAGTTTACCAAACATTATCAGGATCATCGTCTGGATCACACAATGGAGGTATTGCTCCTGTGTCACGGCTTAGGTAGCAGCTGTTGTTTATGGGTTTTTTCCATATTGCAATATATCCCTCCTTCTTAACAAGCTCCCAGCAAAGATGAGTGGTAAGGTTAAGCATCTCTGAATATATAGAAAGACACGTTATTAAATACGGTAATGTAACAACCTATCAATGGCAGGAGAGCACAGCATAGCTAATAAACTGGTTCAATCAATATGTGGACCAGCATCATTTAACCAATCTTTAATAATTTAGTTCCAAGCATTCCACATATTTCTCTGCAAGGTTGATATGCTGGATTTTTTGAATGGATAAGTCCATTATTCGAGGATAACTAGCCATTGTTACATGAAGccaaatactaaattaatttgGTACATTTAGATTACTGGAACTGAACtggagaaaacaaaattcatgtgTGGATTAACTGAAGGGGAACAAAACAAGTAATTAAGAATGCAAAACCTTTGATTATTTAACCGGCAATTTCTCAATGAGAAACTGAATGGATACCTGCCCACTGTTCCTCTAATACATGTTCATGCTTATAAACGGGTTGTGCTGCCCAAGCAAAGTATCCTCCTGCCCGGAGCATCCTATTGACCTCAAGGAGCAAAATTCCATCTTCATCATAGTGttaggaaaaaagaagagattatCAGAAGAGATCCCAGAAACATGAATCCATCAGGGAGAAGGAAAATATTGCAAATTTACTAAGCTGCAGAACCTTGAAAGCATGAAACGTTCATTAGCACATAGTAATCTCACACAACATACACACAACTGGGCTGAAGGGAAATGAAATGGCAAGGGAATGGGAATACTTTACACAGTTAGAGAAGTGCAGAGCAAGAGCATATAAAACTGCTATCTATTTTAGATATCTATTGGCAAAAGGCAAACATGTAACATAATGCTCGTTCTCTTATTCTACAATTTTTTTCCAATAGTTTTGTGATCAAAACTAGGCAAAACAGGAGAATCTTACCATCACGAGTCCAATTGATTCTGCATCTTGAACAATGTATCAATTCAAATGCTTGACTCGGATATAATAGACGGTGAGTTGCAAATGCAGCCACCATTGCAGGTACACCACGCTCAAGAGCAAATTGAATCTGATTCTCATGAACATCTTTGGGAGCAATAGACATGGTCATAACATTCCGTGATAGTAAATAGGCACCAAAACTTGCCACACCACATCCAACATCTAGAATCATTCGAGTATGATGACCAAATGTAATATCTGGGACCATCTACACATAGCCAATGAGATGTTAAACAGCAAATAAACAGCTATGCATATCTTTCCTTTCCAGGACTACTGATAAAAATAACATACCTGAGCAATCTGATCCAAATATTTATCTGCCCCGTGTATGAACTGTGTACCACCTCCGGGAAACTTaaacttctctttctctttagaAATCCAGTTTTGGCCCCCTTTATCATCAGCTAATCGTGTATGAGGAACATTGCTATACCATACCTGTATGAAAATGGcattttaattaagaatctcaaaagaaaaaataagctaaaataaaaaattgaacagTCTTTGCAAACAAAACCCCCAGAACAGACTGAAAACCTTGAATCGGCAAATGCAGTAAAGTAAATCacaatcgaaaaaaaaaaccatattccAGATATTCCACACAGCTCATGACAACATAAACAAAATTTCTTCCTGCTGTAATGAAATTTATATGAAGAAAAGTGGAGAAACCCTAAATAACTACTTGTTCACTCGAgctaaattcataaaaagaaaaaagaattaattctcTTCCATTTCCCCCATTGTCAGAAAAAAGCATGGAAGAATGATCCAGGCAAATTCTAGTGATAAATTTatagtttcttttcttatccTCTCCATTCTCTACAACAAATAAACCCCACTTCGATCCCAATACCTCATCACGACTCCGCGGCCATGGAATTGGCTGCCGGTATCCTTTAGGGGGGGGGACCAAGCAATTCAGTCCCTTCCCCTTCTCTGGACAGTGCCTTTCGAATCTCTCCCCTTTCTCCGTCAATTTCAACCTCTTAATAGCCTCCACATTATCCAAACACGGTATATACTCTCTCATTCTCCCTGGACACAACTCATATTTCCTAACCCTAACCTTGAAATTCGTACTTGCACTCTCAATTTCAGTCTCATTCCCCCAGTTCTCTGCAATATCCGGATCAAACTCTCCAACCTCGAAATCATCAGTCATTTTTCCATCGGAATCAATGATCCCAAACGTCCGGTTGGGAGCGGACAGTGGAGATTCATCGGGAGGTGGGTAAAAGGAGGGTGGAGCCGGGTTTACGGCTTGTTCTGTAGGGGGGTGATCGGATTGGTTTGGAGGAATTAGAGAGGTGATGTTGAACGACTTGTCGTTGTTAGGAGAGATGGAAATGGAGTTCTGTGGTgtggagaagaaaaggagttgTTGGTAGCCACTGTTGGACCAGTGTTTgcctaaatagaaaaaagtgaTTGAGATTAAAGCGAAGGCTGTGATTTTGAGGATTTGTGGGGTTTTAATGAAATCTGTGTTGATGAGTGGTTTCATGATTGATtggtgtggtggtggtggtggtggtggcggcggcggcggcggcggcgttgtggtggtggtggcggcgTTGTGGTGGCGACTGGCGAGGGTGGTGGTTTCTTTGGGATCTAAGAATACAGGCGAGCTAGGCTCGCACAGGCGCGGGAGTGAGCTAGCGAGCGTCGGTCGGTCGGTGATCTAGAGATGTAACGGGTTGTGAATAGGAGGTGACGGCAAATGAGAGTGAGCTGACAACTGGCAAGTGCAGTGTTTAATTATCCGAGGAGATCCAGATTATCCACTAAAAACTCGATTAAGTCCGTTAGGACTATAAATTTTTGTGTGCAAATAAGAGTATGTTCTAAGTTAGACCCTgtaaaactaattatttaatcCTTGTGGTTTGGGAAAATATATGATTGATCCTATATTTTGAGATATATTTATAATGTAGTCCTCGCATCAGtttcatgttattttcaatACTTTTTATACACGCACACACGACAGAAAAAAGATAGGAAAATAAGGTAAGATACGAATTAATTAggaaatataacaaaaataaataataaaataagaatgaCTGACCTGATCAGAGGtttgttgagaaaaaataattttagggaGACTGGTTACGTAATTTTGATAGGAAAAGATATAATTCGCTAGATAGATGAACAAGAACATGGCAGGGATCCTGTTTAATGTTTGTTTGCCGGTTTTTGCAGTAAATCACGTGTTGGAGTTTGGATAAAGCAATTCTAAAAGAATTTATCCCAAGATGAATGCTCCTTTTTTATTAACAAGAAGTGAGATTCTCATTAATTATTTTGCGTGCTAGATTACTTGTAAGAACAACGTTGTAGTTaagatcctttttattttcatgtaaaaaaaatattctagcattattaacatattttttattaaaaaataattatgaatttgaaatattatgtgtattgaacatttttttttaaaaaagtattgatGCGATAATATaacatatgatatttttaaaaatattgaaacaataatatattagattaacttGTGCTAACCTCTTACATGTGCGATATGTATCATAAGACTATAATAACCCTATTAAAAGTAAATCaagacaaattataaaaattaattcttaattaactcGGTGTTGAAGAgcgagattgaaaaaaattaccttaattaacatgtcaaaccagtgactcgagtcatgaaattaagataggtccataaaaaataataaaactcaattttcaataaattcaacattaaacaatgaaaaaaaaaagtcaattaaaaatagtaaaaacaaaaataatggaaaaaaaaatgcaggatGGGCTTTGTTATAAAAGTTGGGTGTTTAGACTTAACCTATTaacacctaattttttttttttaacttgttttcatttattttaaatgaattcaAGCCCTTTTTCAATGTATATTTTAGTATGcgttaattttctttatttaaactctaattaatatcccTCCTCTTAGTTTTTAGATTATACATTGctcaattaaatgaaaaatatacaCAAGACAAGGCTACTAGACCCAACAATAACTATAGTTGAGTCATAAATTgaataagttaaattaatttgataaatatttatttgaaatgttgtcatcataatattttttttataaaaaaatcagatcaaaatcattttgaattttttgtaaaACAAATTCAGTTTTGGCTCAGTTTTATGGATTgcttaaaatattatcttattaatatttaaaaaaattaaaataatattatttatatttttttaatcaaatataattttaataaaatcaattagatGATAACCAAATCAATTAAATCACAGTGCATTTCCAtatgtaattatatttaaaacacATGGAAGGCAGAGGGCTGAGGCTTAAGGCTGACCAACATGATTTAATGAGATAACAAAGTTTTAactatacattttttttttgtctttattctAAAACTTTCAATGTTTTCAGGATGTTTTTCATGGTTGTTTGTAGTgtgataatgattgttttttaaataacttttcgtgtcgaaatgtatactaataatttttttattttttaaaaattatttttgatatcaatatattaaaacaattcaaaatatataaattatattaaattttaataaaaaataaaaatttaaaatttttaaaaatataatttgcatCGCGTTCATAAACGATAcgttattaaataaataacatatattaaaaaaaaagaaaaaagaaagcagaTAACATTGATGGGATATTAATCATACATCAGTCATCCCCGCTATATTCGGCAAACCCGGGCCCGGAACTACAATTGTTAGAGATTCTGGGTCATGGATTTTACAAGCGAATTAGTGCTTTGAAAGATATATAGAATCATCGCCACAAAGAAAGCTGTCGGTGGTTGTTAAAGAGCATGCTTAGGATTAGGTAATAATtgcttttaaattattgtttttttgattttattaaaatattttttttaaaaaaaattagttttaatatcAATCTACaacaacaatctaaaaatatattaagaaattaatttctagcaattgtttttttaaatctctaGTAAATAGtttaaaacacaaagcaaaacaCGTTCAAGGTACTGTGTCTGATTATTCGATTCTcgtcctgttttttttttttttgccgccATCTTTCAGACCAAAATCAActgttatatttaaaattttcatcccACGAGCATCGAGCCAATCCAAGGGATCCAAGGCCTTTGTCACCAGAAAATCAAAGATAACACCTACTGGGTTTTCAATTCTTTGAAGACCACCGCCGCTGCTTCTACCACTTCTTGCTTCTCgtgtggttttttttgttgttattagaATTTACCTTTTCTTCCTGTAAGAGACCAAACCTTTTCATTTCAGTGCACAGCAAGGTTTCTTTAACCATTGGTGTGACGAGTAGATTTTGAAGCGTGACAGTGTTTCGTGTCccgataaattttttaaaaaaattttaatttttttttatttgactttaaattaatatgtttttgatatatcaatatcaaaaataatttttaaaaaataataaaaatattattaaaaatattattttaatatattttaaaataaaaaacaatcgatactatattattaaatattcaatGCTCATGAAGCTCCGCCTCTTcaagcaatattttttaaaaacaattaaacaatattCCTAACTGAATTTTATCGAATTCTTCTTACTAGAGAAACAAGCTCTTATCATGGGCTTATGGAGGTCGGGCTGGTTACTCATTCTTCTGGACCAGCTCAACGTGGGCAACTTCATTATTCGTGGTTCCGACAAAAGAAGTGAAAAACAGCAAGAAGCAGAGAACATTCAAGTAGCTTCCTGCCCAGGCCAGCACGTTTTCCAAACGTccccatgagaaaaaaaaaggcccaACGGCCCAAACACAAAACttcttttaaaatgttttttatcaaaaaaaaaaaaacatcatgtatttttaaatgatttaaatggataaatattaaaagtaaaaattatttaaatatatttgtaattaaaaataccAGCGTTATAAAGACAACCTAGTAATAAGACCCCATTTGTTTTACGAaaacaactttttaaatttttgtgtgtttatttattattgaaaaagttagttaacaaaaaacactttttagtcaaaggaaaatttggcttagtttttatgaagtgttttcattttattttttgtggaaaacactttttaaaagttgtgaaaaatttaaaaatatcatgttatttgctgattatatcaaatttagtccttaaacttttgattgttgtatattttatttgaatttttttttcaattttatcccttagaaattaatttttatatcaactttaatctttatttttataattgttatttattttttcttatctttttcttaattgaaaatttttatatatcaaatttagttcttatttttttattgttatttattttatttgaaataatatataaaattgtatttttttttaattttatcaactttcaactttttatctttatatttgatctctattatttttatttttatttattttatttgagataatttatgaaattaaaatttttttttaaatttatacccgttcaacttttttatttgtaagatttgtttcacattattttaataaatttttaaaaaaattaacaatttattttctagtttattttttataatatagttaaacactaaaaaatatttcctaacttattttttatgatattataaaatatcagaaaatcatttatttttttaaaaatttatttcaataaaaaaaacctttccaaaaataaattatgttttagcaAACAAATGTacacaaaacattttaaaattcctCTTGGACAAATCTCTCGAGAGTTCTGCCGCTAACCCAATCCCAACCCCACCcgtacaacaaaaacaaaaccatacaAAATCGACCACAAATTAAAACTCTCcacgtctctctctctctctctctttccctccATACAAAATCCAATTAACTTTCACTTTTTTATGTTCAACTTTTTATCATTTACAGGCCTCCACCGGTCTCTTTATAACCTCTCCTCTTCTCCCCGGCCAAATTCACCGGTCTTTTCCTTCAATTCCCTCCTATTACCCCCCAGTCTCTCTACGATCCCTCCATTTCCTTGTCCTCAAACCCTCTTTCACCATGAATTAATTATAGGGTTTTTCCTAACCTTTAAAAGACCGTAATTCGTCGAAATTATCCTGCAATTCCTTCAATTGAAGTTCTATTCTTCcatatttttctatcttttgattctttttacTCGAATTCATAGCTAAAAATCTAACTTTTTCTAGGGTTTCTATGTTTCGATGAAATCATGGACGATTTCAAGGCAGGTATTGATAAGGAGTCATGTTCGAAGTCAATAAACGAGACGGTGAATGGGTCTCACCAGTTTACGATAAAGGGGTATTCATTAGCGAAGGGAATGGGAGCTGGGAAATGCATACCGAGTGATGTTTTCAATGTAGGTGGTTATGATTGGGGGGTTTATTTTTACCCAGATGGGAAAAACCCTGAAGATAGTTCGATGTATGTGTCGGTTTTTATTGCACTAGCGAGCGAAGGAACGGATGTTAGGGCTTTGTTTGAGTTGACGCTGGTGGATCAGAGTGGAAAAGGGAAGCATAAAGTGCATAGTCATTTTGATCGTGCGTTGGAGAGTGGACCTTATTCGTTGAAATACAGAGGGAGCATgtggtaatgtttttttttcccttcaattttGTTCAGTTCTGTTTCTTGTGTTTTGGTTGGATAATTTTGGTTTATTGAAAACTCTGTTTTACGTGGATGGTCAAGTATTAGTGGATTTTTATCAATGCACCTGTAGTTTGTGGGTCAAGATGGGATTTTTGGACTTTTTGCATGAAAGTTAATTCatgtaatgagaaaaaaagatatcatccaTGTAGAGAGGAGCTTGTTTTTGGCAGTATAAATAGCACACGCGTTGAATTTGATTGGTGGCAGATTGTAGTATGATTTCATGTTCACATAGTCGACGTTTATATTCGGAAAATTTGTTCTTATGGGATACTGCAATGTGTTTGACTGTTGTGTAGGAATGTGGGATTTTAGTCAGAGGAGTAATGTATTTGGAGCAATATGATAATGTGTGTTAGTAAATGACAGTTGCTATTGTAAAATGGAAGCTCTGCTTACAGAAAATAGCATGTGATAGTGCTACTACTACTGTCTTGGGTGAGGGTAGAAGGTCACatttatgtaattattattatcttgatgGGAGATCTAGACTTAATTCTTAGGTAATATCACTAACAAAAGATCTAATGTTCAATTATGTATAGTCTTAATCCTTTTGTCCTCCAAATAGGTGGCATATGATTATTTCTCTGGAATGCTCTTTTGTTGTGCTCCATGACAGATTCCAATTAATCCATGATAACATGCTCTGGAAATTAAGAtccttctaagaaaaaaaaccctatattCCCCATAGCTAGAAGATTTAcatgtccccccccccccccccaagcaGCAAACTAAGAACGATATAATGCCGTAACTGAAAACATCTCATAAACAAGTACCACCttacaaatttttaaatttctctctATTAGCCTGAAATTCAAGTTTCCCACATGCAGATGCCTATAGCTTTGAAACTTTAACCTGCATGTTGTTTGGGATTTTACTT
This window contains:
- the LOC133696881 gene encoding probable methyltransferase PMT11 translates to MKPLINTDFIKTPQILKITAFALISITFFYLGKHWSNSGYQQLLFFSTPQNSISISPNNDKSFNITSLIPPNQSDHPPTEQAVNPAPPSFYPPPDESPLSAPNRTFGIIDSDGKMTDDFEVGEFDPDIAENWGNETEIESASTNFKVRVRKYELCPGRMREYIPCLDNVEAIKRLKLTEKGERFERHCPEKGKGLNCLVPPPKGYRQPIPWPRSRDEVWYSNVPHTRLADDKGGQNWISKEKEKFKFPGGGTQFIHGADKYLDQIAQMVPDITFGHHTRMILDVGCGVASFGAYLLSRNVMTMSIAPKDVHENQIQFALERGVPAMVAAFATHRLLYPSQAFELIHCSRCRINWTRDDGILLLEVNRMLRAGGYFAWAAQPVYKHEHVLEEQWAEMLNLTTHLCWELVKKEGYIAIWKKPINNSCYLSRDTGAIPPLCDPDDDPDNVWYVDLKACISRLPENGYGANVPTWPSRLHTPPDRLQSIQYESYIARKELLKAENKFWSETIAGYVRAWHWKKFKLRNVMDMKAGFGGFAAALIDQGFDCWVLNVVPVSGSNTLPVLYDRGLLGVMHDWCEPFDTYPRTYDLLHAAGLFSVERKRCNMSTIMLEMDRILRPGGRVYIRDSLDVMDELLQIAKAMGWQATLRDTSEGPHASYRILTCDKRLLRP